In one Trichlorobacter lovleyi SZ genomic region, the following are encoded:
- a CDS encoding 4Fe-4S dicluster domain-containing protein, with the protein MSKNGLLIDYEYCTGCHSCEVSCKNEHNIPRGQWGIKLTQVGPFQIDADKWEWNYVPVPTQLCDLCEKRTANGDVPSCVLHCLGGCMQYGPVEELAKKAADKGTKVAIFVP; encoded by the coding sequence ATGTCAAAAAACGGTTTGTTGATAGATTACGAATACTGCACAGGCTGCCATAGCTGTGAAGTTTCGTGCAAGAACGAGCACAACATCCCACGTGGTCAGTGGGGTATCAAACTGACCCAGGTTGGCCCGTTTCAGATAGATGCCGACAAGTGGGAGTGGAACTACGTACCGGTTCCGACCCAACTGTGTGACCTGTGTGAAAAAAGGACAGCCAACGGAGATGTACCATCCTGCGTCCTGCACTGCCTCGGCGGCTGCATGCAGTATGGTCCTGTGGAGGAACTGGCCAAGAAAGCGGCTGATAAGGGCACCAAGGTCGCAATCTTTGTACCGTAG
- a CDS encoding (Fe-S)-binding protein, translating to MHETNYPAILEHCNGCGICRDSCQLLRESGCTPFEMARQGVTLSEALSCSFCDACAAICPEKLSTGALCAARRREGVDSGEFEVDAFRYLFPDRPNNLMGMYRQHHGIDYSDLASRANTGTCFFPGCTLMTYSPGLTREVFSRLQKSVQCRAIWTDCCGKLLEQLGLHGRLQLFQDRLRTYAHEHEIKRIITACPGCYYDLAKVFQSCDVIIQTVYETLDFKKAPGSTQLGCTVHDSCPDRFSGLFGSQVRTALQQQGVATPEMQHFGKTTICCGSGGQLSHFRPDFVDELVDQRQAEFIQTGANSMVAYCLSCVLKYDSMPNDLPVTHALNLLLDLEPDYQGAKQRAISMFDGPEGEQRWAAIMAD from the coding sequence ATGCATGAGACCAATTACCCTGCCATTCTGGAACACTGTAACGGATGCGGCATCTGCAGAGACAGCTGCCAGTTGCTGAGAGAGTCGGGTTGCACACCGTTTGAGATGGCACGACAGGGTGTCACGCTCAGTGAGGCGCTTAGCTGCTCTTTTTGCGATGCCTGCGCAGCAATCTGTCCGGAGAAACTTTCAACCGGTGCGTTATGTGCCGCCAGACGTAGAGAGGGTGTCGATTCAGGTGAGTTTGAAGTTGATGCGTTTCGCTATCTTTTTCCGGATCGTCCGAACAATCTGATGGGTATGTACCGGCAGCATCACGGTATTGACTATTCGGACCTGGCTTCAAGGGCCAACACCGGTACCTGCTTTTTTCCGGGCTGCACCTTGATGACCTATTCCCCCGGCTTGACACGAGAGGTTTTCAGCCGCTTGCAGAAGAGCGTTCAGTGCCGGGCCATCTGGACTGACTGTTGTGGTAAGCTGCTGGAACAACTGGGACTGCATGGGCGTCTGCAGCTGTTCCAGGACCGGCTGCGTACCTATGCACACGAACATGAAATCAAGCGAATAATAACCGCTTGCCCCGGCTGTTATTACGATCTGGCTAAAGTTTTTCAATCCTGTGACGTCATCATTCAGACGGTCTATGAAACCCTTGATTTTAAAAAAGCCCCTGGCAGCACACAGCTTGGTTGTACGGTACACGACTCCTGTCCTGATCGGTTTTCCGGTCTGTTCGGCAGCCAGGTCCGTACTGCGCTCCAGCAGCAGGGGGTTGCGACGCCTGAGATGCAGCACTTTGGTAAAACAACCATCTGTTGCGGCAGTGGCGGCCAACTATCGCACTTCAGGCCGGACTTCGTTGATGAACTGGTTGATCAGCGTCAGGCAGAATTCATACAGACGGGGGCCAACAGCATGGTGGCATACTGTCTGAGTTGCGTATTAAAGTACGACAGCATGCCGAACGATCTTCCGGTGACCCACGCACTGAATCTGCTGCTTGATCTGGAACCGGATTACCAGGGGGCAAAGCAGCGGGCGATCAGTATGTTTGATGGCCCTGAGGGAGAACAACGCTGGGCCGCCATTATGGCAGACTGA